Sequence from the Deinococcus radiotolerans genome:
TCCACGACTTCCGCACCGGCCAGAGCCGACGCTGGCGGGTGAACGCCAACGGCAACCACGGCGGCGGGGACGACGGCCTCATCCAGGCTTGGCTGGCCAGCCTGCGTGGCGAGACACTCCCACCGACACCCCTCACGGAGTCCCTGGACTCTCACCGCATGGCGTTCGCCGCAGAGCGAGCCCGGACCAGAAGGACCATTGAGATGCTGTGAGATGGCAAGGAGTAGTGTCTCACTTCACTCTAAATCACCAAGTGAAAGTATTCACGATTAATCCAACTCGTGATCGAATTGTTTGCTTGTATTGACGTTGCCTGATCAAACCAGGTTCCAGGCACCACCCATGCGCTCAATGACGACATACTCGGCATTGGTCAGCATGAACGACCCGTCCTGCCACACGGCGCGGACGTCCCGACCCAGAAGGTGCGCCAGTGCAATTCTGATGATGCCACCGTGCGACACCAGCGCTGCATCCTCAGCGGGCAGTCCATTCACGTCCGCTGCGAATCGGGCGGCGATCTCCCGGAACGTCTCGCCGCCCCGGAAGCCTAGTTCACCCCCGCCGAGCTCCAGACGTTCCGGATGCTGACGCAGCGCCGAGTACGGCTCACCCACCCACTCGCCGCAGTCCACCTCGTGGATGCCGGGCAGGACGGTAACCGGCACGCCCAGGCGCTCGGCCAGGGGGCGTGCCGTCTGCTGCGCGCGGCGGTAGCGGCTGGCGTACACCGCCTGTGGACGCGGCTCTCCCCCGCTCACCTGCTCGGCCATGGCCTGCGCCTGGGCGTGCCCGGTGTCGGTGATCTCGTCGTTCGCGCTGCTTGCACCGCGCAGGATGCCCGCCTGATTGCCTTTCGTCTCGCCGTGCCGGATGATCCACAGTCGCATGCGCCCAACTCTAGCGGGCGCATGCGACTGTGAACTGCGGGGAATCAGGCGGTCAGGGCGTCGCGCACGGCCTGCGTGACAGGCGTGGTGGGCCGGCCAATCAGTCGGCTGAGGTCGCGCCGGTCGGTGGCGAGTTCGCCCCGGGTGATGCCCGTATCACTGTCGGCCAGCACGTGCGCGAAGCCCTCGGGCAAGCCGAACCCGGCGAGGGTGCGGGCGTATTCGTCGGCGCTGAGGTTGTGGTACGCGACGGACTGGCCACTCTGGCGGGCCACCTCGGCGGCGAGGTCACCCAGGGTGACGGCCTCATCCCCGGCGAGTTCGTAGGTCTGGCCCGCGTGCCCGTCGGTGCTCAGGACGGCGGCGGCGGCCTCCGCGTAGTCCTGGCGGGGTGCGGGTTGCAACGCGTGGTCCCCGGCGGCCCCCAGGATCGCGCCGTTCTTGACGGCCCCCTTGAGGTCGTAGTTCTCGGTGTACCAGCCGTTGCGCAGCAGGGTGAACGGCACGCCGGACTCGCGCAGGAGCGTTTCGGTGGCTTGGTGATCGCCGGCGAGGATCATGCCGCTGCGGTCCGCGTTCAGGATGCTGGTGTACGCGATGAGGTCCACGCCAGCTTCGCGGGCGGCCTCGATGACGTTGCGGTGCTGGCCCAAGCGGTCGTCGAAGTCGTTGCTGGAGATCAGCAGCAGGCGGTTCACGCCGGTCAGCGCGGCGCGCAGGCTGTCGGGCTGTTTGTAGTCTGCCTGGCGCACCTGGATGCCCTGGGCGGCGAGGTCGCTGGCCTTGGCCGGGTCGCGGACGAGGGTGACGAGGCTCCCGGCGGGCACGCCGCGCCTAAGCAGGGCCTGGAGGGTGAGGTGGCCGAGGTGGCCGGTCGCTCCGGTGACGGCAATGGTGGGGGTGGGCATGGTGGGGCTCCTTGTGAGGTGAGAGGCGAGGACTCGTAAGCGTTTTACTTACATGTTGGGCAGAGGACTGTCAGCCTGCGCGTGCAGCCAGGTCCCCCAGCACGTCCGCAATGGTCGTGCTGGCCAGTTCGGCTTCCATCGCGGCCTGCGCGCACCCGAAGCGGGCTTCCAGGGTGGCCTGGATGTTCGCCCCGACCGGGCAGGCCGGGTGCGGATGCTCGTGCAGGCGGAACACGCTGGCCTCGCCGTTCACGGCGCGGTACACGTCCAGCAGCGTGATGTCCTGGGGGTCGCGGGTCAGCCGCGCGCCACTGACGCCCTGCTGGGTGACCAGCAGATCCGCGCGACGCAACAGGCCCGTGACGGTGCGGATCACGACCGGATTGGTGCCCACGCTGTCAGCGATCTCGGCCGAACTGGAGTGGTCGGGGAACTGGCTGATGATGCTGAGCACATGCACCGCCACGGCGTACTGACTGTTCATGCACTCACCTCCACCAACATGTCATAAATTTACTTACAGGTGGTGGGAAAGTCAAGGGCGGGGTCTCCCCCACCCCGCCGGACTCAGCGGCCCAGCCGCACCGAGACCACCGTGCTGTCCGCGAACGGCTGAACATTCACCGCGCGCCCCACATCGACCAGGAACGCGTTCCAGCCGCGCTTCAACCCCGCCTGGAAGCCCTTGCTGGCCGTCACGCTCACGTCCGTATTCACCCACACCACGAACAGGTTCGCGCCGCGCACATCCGCCATGACCTCGCGCAGCGGCTCGTTCTCATCGCGGCGGCCATTGTTGTTCTGATCGCGGTACGTGAACAGCTTCAGTTCCGCCACCTGCGCCTGCCCCGTCACCTGCACCGGGTCGATCACGCCAGGCCAGTTCACGTTTTGCGGCGTCAACGCCACCTGCGCCCGCGCGGAGGGCGCGGTCGTCGGCAGTTCCAGGCTGAACTGCCCCTTCTCCACCGGGACGCTGCTGACCTCCTGCACCACCTGCCCGAACGGCGTCACGACCACGCCCGCCACGCGCAGATCGGGCGGCAGGTTCCCCCCGGCGACCGCGCCGCGCACCGTGAGGGCGTCAGCGGCACCGGCAGCCAGCAGAACCAGGGAAGTGGCGAGTGTGAAGGTCTTCATACGTCCAGTCTACGCGCAGGACTGACGCCCATGTGACCATGGGTGACGATCACTGTTCACGCCACTCTCACGCCACCTGTGAGCCGGATGAGGGGAACCCAGCTCTGGGACCGCCTCGACCCACAGACAAGAAAGAGGACTGCCCACCCGGGCAGCCCCCCTTCAAGATGTGCTTCGCTTACTTGTTCAGCGCCTGCTTCACGAGATCAATGATCTCGGGCATGGTGTCGGCCACGGGCACGTTCGCCGCCTTGAAGGCCGCGAGCTTACTCTCGGGGGTACCAACGTCACCCATGATGATCGCGCCGGCGTGACCCATGCGCTTGCCCTTGGGCGCGCTGCGGCCGCTGATGAACGCCACGACGGGCTTCTTCATGTTCTGCGCGATGTACTCGGCGGCAGCTTCCTCGTCCGCGCCGCCGATCTCGCCGATCACGACGACCGCGTCGGTGTCAGGGTCGGCCTCGAACAGGGGCAGCACGTCCGCGAAGGTCGTGCCGATCACGGGGTCACCGCCGATGCCGACGGTGGTGCTCGTACCCATGCCCGCGTCGTTCAGCAGCTTGGCGGCCTCGTAGGTGAGGGTGCCGGAGCGGCTGATCAGGCCGATGCGGCCGGGGTTGGTGTAGATCTTGTTCGGCATGATGCCGACCTTGGCTTCCCCGTTCGTGACCAGGCCGGGGCAGTTCCCGCCGATCAGGCGGATACCCTCGCCACCCTCGGCGCGGTTCTGCGCGTCGAGCGTCTTGACTTCCTGCACGGCGCGCATCATGTCCACGGTGGGCACGCCCTCGGTGATCAGGACGATCAGGGGCATGCCGGCGTGCGCGGCCTCGAGCACGGCGTCCGCGGCGCCCGCGGGGGGCACGAAGATAATGCTGACGTTCGCGCCGGTCGCGGCCTTGGCCTCGGCGACGCTGTTGAAGACGGGCCAGCCTTCGAAGTCAGTGCCGCCCTTGCCGGGGGTGACGCCCGCGACGACCTGCGTGCCGAATTCCTTCATGGCGCGGCTGTGGCTGGCACCTTCACGGCCGGTCATGCCCTGCACGATGACCTTGCTGTCCTTGTTGACGAGGATACCCATTACTTGTTCGCCTCCTTGGCGGCCTCGTCGGCAGCCTCAAACATGGTGGGGTACATCTGGATCAGGGGGCTGTTCACGTCCGCCAGGAGGGCCTTGGCCTCGTCCTCGGCTGTGCCCGCGATGCGCATGCGCACGGGCTTGGTGAGGATGCCCTCGTTCAGCGCCTGGATGACGCCCTTGGCGACCTCGTCGGCGCGGGTGATGCCGCCGAAGATGTTGATGAAGATCGCCTTGACGTCACTGTCCTTGCTGACGAGCTTCACGGCGTTGTACACGACCTCGGCCTTGGCGCCGCCGCCGATGTCGAGGAAGTTCGCGGGCTTGGCGCCGGCGCGGTTCACGACGTCGAGGCTGGTCATCACGATGCCCGCGCCGTTGCCCAGCACGCCCACGTTCCCTTCGAGCTTCACGTACGCGAAGCCGTACTTGCTGGCCTCGATCTCGAGGGGGTGCTCGGCTTCCAGTTCGCGCCAGTCGGCCAGGTCCTTGTGGCGGTACATGGCGTTGTCGTCGATCTCGAACTTGGTGTCCAGGGCCAGCGGGGTGCCGTCAGGGCCCACGAACAGGGGGTTGATCTCGACGAGCACGGCGTCACGCTTCAGCGCGGCCTCGCTCATCTTGACCATCATGTCCGCAATCTTGTTCAGGTTGCCCTTGAAGCCGGCCTTGATGGCCACTTCGCGCGCCTCGTAGGGACGCAGGCCGGTGACGGGGTCCACGCGGTGCTTGATGATCTTCTCGGGGGTGGCGGCCGCCACTTCCTCGATCTCCATGCCGCCCTCGGCGCTGGCCATCAGGGTGTAGCTCTGCACGTTGCGGTCAACGATCATGCCGACGTAGTACTCGGTCCCGGCGTCGATATCCACGGCCTTGGTGACCAGCACCTTGTTCACGGTGAGGCCCTTGATGTCCATGCCCAGGATCTTCTCGCCGTTCTCGAAGGCCTTGTCCTCGGTGGGGCTGAACTTCACGCCGCCCGCCTTGCCGCGGCCGCCGACGTGCACCTGCGCCTTCACGACGACGGGCTGGCCGTACTCGCGGGCGATCTGACGCACTTCGTCGGGGGTGCGGGCGACCTTGCCGTCCTGAACGTTGACGCCGAACTGGCGCAGAATTTCCTTGCCCTGATACTCGTGAAGTTTCACGACTGTTCCCTCCTTGGGGTGAGTGACCTACGCGGCCGAAATCATTTGTCCCGATCAACGAGTATAAGCGCACTTTTGAAAATCCCCGCGCGGCTGTCTCCGGTGGGGGAACAGTCGCGGTGCAACTGGTGATGGCCACTGAAGTGACCGGCGGGTGAGGTTGCGGTGAGGGCCGGCGTGTTACTTTGCCTGTCATGACTCAACTTCAGGAGTTGCGCGACGCGATGAGCCGCGCCGGGCTGGACGCCGCGTGGATCAGCGATCCCGCGAACGTGCGGGCCATCAGTGGATTCAGCAGCGGCAAGGACGCGAAGGTGCTCGTCACCCCGGACGCCGCCACGCTGTACACGGACGCCCGGTACACCGTGCAGGCCGCCGAGGAGTCGCCCCTGAGCGCGTTCATCGCCCGGCCCCCGGAGACGCTGAAACACGCCGCGCCGGGCCTCGCGGGCCTGCGGGTGGGTTTCGAGGCCGAGCACCTGACCGTCGCCGCGCACGACGACCTGCGGGAGCACTGGCCGCAGGCGACGCTGGTGCCCGTGAAGGGCCTCGTGCAGGGCCTGCGCGTGCTCAAGAGCGCCGAGGAGATTGAGGCCATCCGGGACGCGCAGGTGCTCGCGGATGAGGTGTTCATGGCGGTGCGGCCCCTGATCGTGGCGGGTGCGCGCGAACTGGACATCGCCACCGAGATCGAGCTGCGACTGCGGCAGCGGGGCGCCGAGAGTGCCTTCGACGTGATCGTGGCCAGCGGGCCCCGCGGCGCGATGCCGCACGGTGTGGCGTCCCCGCGCGTCATCGAGGACGGTGACCTTGTCACGGTGGATATGGGCGCCCGACTGCGCGGGTACCACAGCGACATGACCCGCACGGTAGCCGTGGGGACCCCCAGCGCCGAGATGACCCGCGTGTACCGCGCGGTGCTGGAAGCCGAGGAGGCCGCCGTGCGGGCCGTGAAACCCGGCGTCCGCACCGCCGACCTGGACAAACTGGCGCGTGACATCCTGACTGGGCACGGCCTGGGCGAGGCGTTCGCGCACTCCCTGGGGCACGGCGTGGGCCTGGAAGTGCACGAGGCGCCCAGCCTGCGGGGTACCAGCGACGACGTACTCAGCGCGGGCATGGTCATCACCATTGAGCCCGGCGCGTACCTGCCCGGCGTGGGCG
This genomic interval carries:
- a CDS encoding histidine phosphatase family protein, producing the protein MRLWIIRHGETKGNQAGILRGASSANDEITDTGHAQAQAMAEQVSGGEPRPQAVYASRYRRAQQTARPLAERLGVPVTVLPGIHEVDCGEWVGEPYSALRQHPERLELGGGELGFRGGETFREIAARFAADVNGLPAEDAALVSHGGIIRIALAHLLGRDVRAVWQDGSFMLTNAEYVVIERMGGAWNLV
- a CDS encoding SDR family oxidoreductase, whose translation is MPTPTIAVTGATGHLGHLTLQALLRRGVPAGSLVTLVRDPAKASDLAAQGIQVRQADYKQPDSLRAALTGVNRLLLISSNDFDDRLGQHRNVIEAAREAGVDLIAYTSILNADRSGMILAGDHQATETLLRESGVPFTLLRNGWYTENYDLKGAVKNGAILGAAGDHALQPAPRQDYAEAAAAVLSTDGHAGQTYELAGDEAVTLGDLAAEVARQSGQSVAYHNLSADEYARTLAGFGLPEGFAHVLADSDTGITRGELATDRRDLSRLIGRPTTPVTQAVRDALTA
- a CDS encoding Rrf2 family transcriptional regulator is translated as MNSQYAVAVHVLSIISQFPDHSSSAEIADSVGTNPVVIRTVTGLLRRADLLVTQQGVSGARLTRDPQDITLLDVYRAVNGEASVFRLHEHPHPACPVGANIQATLEARFGCAQAAMEAELASTTIADVLGDLAARAG
- the sucD gene encoding succinate--CoA ligase subunit alpha produces the protein MGILVNKDSKVIVQGMTGREGASHSRAMKEFGTQVVAGVTPGKGGTDFEGWPVFNSVAEAKAATGANVSIIFVPPAGAADAVLEAAHAGMPLIVLITEGVPTVDMMRAVQEVKTLDAQNRAEGGEGIRLIGGNCPGLVTNGEAKVGIMPNKIYTNPGRIGLISRSGTLTYEAAKLLNDAGMGTSTTVGIGGDPVIGTTFADVLPLFEADPDTDAVVVIGEIGGADEEAAAEYIAQNMKKPVVAFISGRSAPKGKRMGHAGAIIMGDVGTPESKLAAFKAANVPVADTMPEIIDLVKQALNK
- the sucC gene encoding ADP-forming succinate--CoA ligase subunit beta; the protein is MKLHEYQGKEILRQFGVNVQDGKVARTPDEVRQIAREYGQPVVVKAQVHVGGRGKAGGVKFSPTEDKAFENGEKILGMDIKGLTVNKVLVTKAVDIDAGTEYYVGMIVDRNVQSYTLMASAEGGMEIEEVAAATPEKIIKHRVDPVTGLRPYEAREVAIKAGFKGNLNKIADMMVKMSEAALKRDAVLVEINPLFVGPDGTPLALDTKFEIDDNAMYRHKDLADWRELEAEHPLEIEASKYGFAYVKLEGNVGVLGNGAGIVMTSLDVVNRAGAKPANFLDIGGGAKAEVVYNAVKLVSKDSDVKAIFINIFGGITRADEVAKGVIQALNEGILTKPVRMRIAGTAEDEAKALLADVNSPLIQMYPTMFEAADEAAKEANK
- a CDS encoding M24 family metallopeptidase, yielding MTQLQELRDAMSRAGLDAAWISDPANVRAISGFSSGKDAKVLVTPDAATLYTDARYTVQAAEESPLSAFIARPPETLKHAAPGLAGLRVGFEAEHLTVAAHDDLREHWPQATLVPVKGLVQGLRVLKSAEEIEAIRDAQVLADEVFMAVRPLIVAGARELDIATEIELRLRQRGAESAFDVIVASGPRGAMPHGVASPRVIEDGDLVTVDMGARLRGYHSDMTRTVAVGTPSAEMTRVYRAVLEAEEAAVRAVKPGVRTADLDKLARDILTGHGLGEAFAHSLGHGVGLEVHEAPSLRGTSDDVLSAGMVITIEPGAYLPGVGGVRIEDLVLVTEDGFEVLSHSPKETL